In one window of Tubulanus polymorphus chromosome 3, tnTubPoly1.2, whole genome shotgun sequence DNA:
- the LOC141902218 gene encoding uncharacterized protein LOC141902218 codes for MFFAVLVCVIFAGVSEAAISREIGGCTADRFPDSSFNSATNRYENQTGCSMCHCSDRAGDVTCETCGRMDFVAFPCYYKDLLDSTCYLGRVTDQYSGCCSTDNRICQSSGDHTAVFNSADFAKFNQSRYSYAAKCQVPRVTDPPIASESGTG; via the exons atgtttttcgCTGTATTGGTTTGTGTGATATTTGCTGGTGTCTCGGAGGCGGCCATCAGTCGAGAAATAG GTGGTTGTACTGCGGATAGGTTTCCTGATTCTAGTTTCAACAGCGCTACCAATCGTTACGAGAATCAGACAGGCTGCTCGATGTGTCACTGCTCAGATCGCGCTGGTGACGTCACCTGTGAAAC ATGCGGTAGAATGGATTTTGTGGCATTCCCGTGTTATTACAAAGACTTGTTGGATTCAACGTGCTATCTGGGTAGGGTAACTGATCAGTACTCCGGATGTTGTTCTACGGATAACCGAATCTGCCAATCGTCTGGTGACCACACGGCTGTGTTTAACAGCGCCGATTTCGCAAAGTTTAACCAGTCACGGTATTCATATGCAGCCAAGTGCCAAGTTCCTCGTGTCACAGATCCACCAATCGCGTCAGAATCGGGAACTGGATAA